DNA from Kitasatospora herbaricolor:
GGCGCCGAGCCGGCCCTCGGCGAGCCCGCCGGAGCGGACGTCGTGGCCGAGGGCGACCGGCATGGCGGTGCCGTCCTTCCCGGCCAGGCGCTCGCCGAGGAGCTTGCGCAGCGGTAGGTCGCGCCAACCGAGGTTGGCGGAGAACACCGCGATCCCGTTCTTCTCGTCGAGCGTCCCCGGGACGGCGACGCCCGCGGCGAGGGGGTCGCTGCCGAATCGGCCGCGCCCCTCGTCCGCCAGGTCGGCGGCGAAGTCGAGGATGGCGGTGACCACGGCGTCCGTGCCGTGCTCCCGCCCGGTCGGTCGGCGTGCTTCGAACAGCACGGAGCCGTCCTGGGCGAGCAGCGCGGCCTTCATGCCGGTGCCGCCTACATCGAGTGCGATGACGTGCTTCACGGTGGACAGTTTCCTTGGTCAGGTCGGAGAGGTCTAGTCCAGTTGGGCTATTGGTCAGCCCCTGGACCAGTGAGATTTGTCGCTCTGCGGGCAGCTCGGGTGATTTGTGGTGAGTTGCACGGCTGCCGGCCGTGCCCCCGCGAACCTCTGTGTACCCCCGTGAGCACCGTCGAGCCCCCCGTGCCCCGCCGGTTCCCCGCGGCAGTCGGGCGGTCCGTGCGGCAGGGCAGGCCCCCAGGGCGCCGGAATGTGCGAGGCTGGCCCCGCCCGCGTGATCGCGCGCGGCGGGGACGGAGGAGGGGCAGCGGCGCGTGTCCAGGTACGAGCGGTGGAACTCACTGTTGGAGCTGCTGGCCGAGAACGGCCGGCTGGACGTCGAGGAGGCCGCCCAGGCCTTGGACGTCTCGGCCGCCACCATCCGCCGCGACCTGGACGAGCTGGCGCGCCAGCAGATGGTCACCCGGACGCGGGGCGGCGCCGTGGCGCACAACGTCTCCTACGACCTGCCGCTGCGCTACAAGACCGCCCGGCACGCCGGCGCCAAGCAGCGGATCGGCGCGGCCGCCGCCGCCCTGATCGCCCCCGGCGAGGTGGTCGGCCTGAACGGCGGGACCACCACCACCGAGGTGGCGCGCGCCCTGGCGGTGCGCCCCGAGCTGGTCGAGCGCGCGGAGGGCGCGCCGGGCCGGCTGCTGACCATCGTCACCAACGCGCTCAACATCGCCAACGAGTTGACGGTCCGTCCGCAGGTGAAGATCGTCGTCACCGGCGGGGTGGCCCGGCCGCAGTCCTACGAGCTGATCGGCCCGCTGGCGAACGCCGTCCTCGACGAACTGACCCTCGACGTCACGGTGTTGGGCGTCGACGCGGTCGACGTGGTGCACGGTGCGACGGCCCATCACGAGGGTGAGGCGAGCGTCAACCGGCTGCTGGCCGAGCGGGCCCGCCGGGTGGTCGTGGTCGCCGACTCCTCCAAGCTCGGCCGCCGGGTCTTCGCCCGGATCTGCGGGCTGGACCGGATCTCCGCCCTGGTCACCGACGCGGAGGTGGACGAGGAGCTGGCCGCGGCCTTCACCGAGGCCGGCGTGCAGGTGATCACGGCCTGAACCCCGGTGCGACGACCGTCCGAACCCCGAACGGACGGACGGGTGTTCTGTCCCGAATCACCTGATTGCCATTGCGCGTGCTGCAACGTGATCCGGCACTTCGATAACTACCTCCGTGAGGTCTGGACCTCTGGGAGTCCGCTTTGGGAGTGTTACCGCCAATCTCCCCCGAAGAAGGCGGTACATCGCGGTGAACAGGCGTGCCCACGGGTCCTTCCGGCTGATCGGTTCGGCGGTCGTCGGCGCGCTGCTGCTGACCGGCTGCGGCGGGGCCTCGGGCTCCGACGTGACACTGAAGCTGGTGGCCGCCGACTACGGCGACGACGAGGCGACCAGCTCCAGGCCGTACTGGGAGGACCTGGCCCGGCGCTTCGAGGCGGCCAACCCCAAGATCAAGGTCAAGGTCGAGGTGGTCAGCTGGAACGACATCGACAAGCGGGTCGCCGAGCTGATCAAGAGCGGCTCCTCGCCCGACCTCGTGCAGACCGGCGGCTTCGCCGACCAGGTCGCCGCCAAGCGGCTCTACCCCGCCGCCGACGTGCTCTCGATGGAGACCCAGGCCAACATCAGCGAGGGCTTCGCCCATGCCGGGCAGGTGCTCGGCACCCAGTACGGCATCCCCTTCGTCTCCTCCTCGCGGGTGTTCTTCTACAACAAGGCGATCTTCCAGAAGGCGGGCATCACCGCGCCGCCGGCCACCTGGTCCGAGCTCAAGGCGGACGCCGACAAGATCAAGGCGAAGGTGCCGGGGGTGACCCCGTACGCGCTGCCGCTCGGGCCCGAGGAGGCCCAGGGCGAATCGATGATGTGGGCGATGAGCGGCGGTGGCGCCCTCTCCGACGACGTCGGCAACTACAGCATCGACAGTCCGCAGAACCTGGCCACCTTCAGCTGGCTGCGCTCCAACCTGGTCGACTCCCACTTGACCTACCCGGACCCGGGCACGGTCGACCGCAAGACCGCCTTCAACGACTTCGCGACCGGCAAGGTGGCGATGCTGAACGGCCACCCCTCGCTGCTGGGCAAGGCCACCGCCGCCAAGGTCGACTTCGGCACGGCGGCCATCCCGCGCAAGGACGGCGTGGGGAAGACGGGCACCCTCGGGGTGGCCGACTGGATGATGGCCTTCAAGGCGAACGGGCACAAGCTGGAGATCAAGCAGCTCCTCAACTTCGTGTACTCGAAGGAGAACACGCTCGCGTTCGACGAGAAGTACAACCTGCTGCCGGTCACCCAGGACACGCTGGCGGAGATGAGCAGCAACGGGAAGCACGAGGACCTCAAGCAGTTCCTCGCGGTGCTGCCGAACGCCAGCTTCTACCCGCTCGGCGACCCCGCCTGGGAGCAGGTCAGCAGCAAGATCAAGAAGGAGATCGGGCACGCGGTCACCGGCGATGCCAAGCAGGTGCTGGGCGGGCTGCAGGAGGCGGCGGTCGCGGAGGCCAAGCGGGTCCGCTGACGGCCGGGCCCCTGATCCGGCCTGGGCCGGCCGGGCGGCGGGCCGGCCCAGGGGCGGGACGAGGTCGGGCCGTGCTCGGGACGAGAGCAGGCCAGGGGGTCAGGCCAGGGGTCGGGCCAGGGTCAGGGCGTACGCCTTGCGGAGCGTCTCGTGCACCGTCCAGGTGGTCCGGTCGCCGGCGTGCAGCACCGCGGCGTCGCCCGGGCCCACCTCCAGCGTCGGGCCGCCCTCGAAGGCGATCGTGGCCCGGCCGCTGAGCACCACGAAGAGCTCGTCGGCCTCGGTGTCGGTGACCACCCCCGGGGTGATCTGCCAGATCCCGCGCAGCTGGCGGCCTTCCTCGGACTCCCAGAGCACCTTCCCGGACACCTCGGGGGTGCCGGAGACGATCTGGGCGGGGTCGAGCGGGTCGGGTTCGAGCTCGGCGCTCGGGATGTGCACGGCGAAGCTGTCGGTCATGCCCCGACGCTAACCCGGCCGCCCCCGCCGGCGGGGGCGCCACAGTGTGTCGGACCGCCGGGGGAGAATGACACCTCGTAGGGCCCGGCGCGGGCCCGGCCGGACGGATGCGGAGGTGGCGGCGGTGGCCGAACTCGGAGCGCGCGACCTGGCCGTCCTGGCACTGGAGGCCCGCCCCTGGCGGACGGCCGGCGCCAAGGAACGGGCGATCCGCGAGGAGCTGGGCCTGTCGAGCACCCGCTACTACCAGCTGCTGAACGCCCTGCTCGACCGTCCGGAGGCGCTCGCCCGGGACCCGCTGCTGGTCAACCGGCTGCGCCGGATCCGCGAACGCAAGCGCGAGGCCCGCTGACGCAGGCGTGCGGCCCGCCGCCGACCGCCCCCGGCGGCCCGCCGGGGGAGCGCCCGCGCGCTGCGCGGTGTGCCGCGCGGGGCCCTGGGTAGGGTCGGAGCATGGCCATCACCGAGTTGCCGGAGCCGGTTACCGCTGCTGGACGCGAAGGGCTGGCGGCGCTGCTCGCCGACCCCGGCGGGGCCGTCGCGGCCTTCGACTTCGACGGGACGCTGGCGCCGATCGTCCCCGACCCGGCCGCGGCCCGGGCCCACCCCCGCGCCGCCGCCGCCCTGGCCGCCCTGGCGCCGCTGGTGGGCTCGGTGGTGGTCGTGACCGGCCGGCCGGCCGCGCTGGCGGTGGAGTACGGCGGCCTCGCGCGGGTGCCCGGGCTGGTCGTGCTCGGCCAGTACGGCGTGGAGCGCTGGGAGGCCGCCAGCGGCGAGGTGCGGGCGCCCGCGCCGCACCCGGGCGTGGCGGAGGTCCGCGCGCTGCTGCCGGGCCGGCTGGCGGAGCTGGGTGCCGGCGCCGGCACCTGGGTGGAGGACAAGGGCCGGGCGCTGGCCGTGCACACCCGCCGGGCGGACGCCCCGGAGGAGGTCCTGGAGCTGCTCCGGGAGCCGATGGCCGCGCTGGCCGCCGAGCACGGGCTGATGGTGGAGCCCGGGCGCCTCGTCCTGGAGCTGCGCCCGCCGGGCGTCGACAAGGGCGCGGCGCTCGGCGGCTTCCTGCGGGAGCGGGCCGCCCGCGGCGTCCTGTACGCGGGGGACGACCTGGGTGACCTGGCGGCCTTCGCGGCGGTGGAGAAGGGCCGTACCGAGGGCGTGCCGGGGCTGCTGGTCTGCAGCGGGGCGGTGGGCGACGCCCCCGTGCGCGACCTCGCCGACCGGGCGGACCTGGTGGTCCCCGGCCCGGCCGGCGTGGTGGGGCTGGTGGAGGCGCTGGTGCGGCGGCTGACGGACGGCCCGGAGGTCAGCCCAGCGCGGTGAGCTGGTCGAGGAACCACTGCTGCGGCGGCAGCGCGGTGGCCGCCGCGGCCAGCCGCTTGGTGCGCTCGGTGCGCTCGGCGGTGGGCATGGTGAGGGCGCTGTGCAGGGCCTCGGCGGTGGCGATCACGTCGTACGGGTTGACGGTGACGGCGTCCTCGCCGAGTTCGGCGAAGGCGCCGGCCTCCCGGGAGAGCACCAGAGCGCAGCCCGCGTCGGACACCACCGGCACCTCCTTGGCGACCAGGTTCATGCCGTCCCGGATCGGGTTGACCAGCGCCACGTCGGCCAGCCGGTAGGCCGCCAGGGACCGCGGGAAGTCGTCGTTGACGTGCAGGATCAGCGGCTGCCAGTCCTCGGTGCCGAACTCCTCGTTGATCTCGCCGGCGATCCGCTCCACCGAGGCCGTGTACGCGCGGTACTCGGCCAGGTCGGTCCGCGAGGGGTAGGCGAAGGCGACGTGGACGACCCGGTCCAGCCACTCGGGGCGGGTGCGCAGCAGGTGCCGGTAGGCCAGCAGCCCGCGGACGATGTTCTTGCTCAGCTCGGTGCGGTCCACCCGGACGATCGTGCGGCGCCCGCCCACGGCCGCCCGCAGGGCGGCCAGCCGCTCCTCGACGTCGGCCCGGTGCGAGCGCTCCCGCAGGAAGTCGGCGTCGGCGCCCAGCGCGTGCACGCCCAGCGCCGTGGTGCGGCCCGCGTGCGTGACGGTGAGCGCCTCGCGGTCGACCTCGGCGCCGAGCACGTCCGCGCAGCAGTCCGCGAAGGCGAGCGCCCAGCGGCGGGTCAGGAAGCCGGCCCGGTCGGCGCCCAGGATGCCGGTCAGCACCGCCTCGGCGACGTCGTCCGGCAGCATCCGGTAGTAGTCCGGCGGGGCCCAGGGGGTGTGCGAGAAGTGGCCGATCCGCAGGTCCGGACGGCGGGCCCGGAGCAGCGCGGGCACCAGCGACAGGTGGTAGTCCTGCACCAGCACGGCGGCGTCCGGGGCGGCCTCGGCGGCGAGCGCGTCGGCGAAGGCGGCGTTGTAGGCCTCGTAGGCCTGCCACTCGGTGCGGAAGCCCGCGTCGAAGGCGGGCTCGGTCGGGGTGGCGTACAGCAGGTGGTGGACGAACCACAGGGTGGAGTTGGCGACCCCGTTGTAGGCCCGGGCGAAGGTCTCCGGGTCGATGTCCAGCATCCGGACGGCCTGCCCGCCGACCTCGTGCCCGGCGCGGTCCAGCCGGCCGTCGGGGGCCTGCCGGGCCGCCTCCCGGTCGGCCTCGCCGAGCGCCGCGCAGACCCAGACCGCCGAGGGGTCGTCGATGGCGGAGAGCCCGGAGACCAGGCCGCCGCCGCCCCGGCGCAGGGCCAGGGTGCCGTCCTCCTGGCGGTTGAAGGACACCGGACCACGGTTGGAGGCCACCAGGACGGGGGCGCTGCCGGTCGGACTCGAACGTGCCGTCGTGAGATCGCCCATGATGGGAACCTTGCCGTGGTCCGGCACCGCCAAACTTCCTAGTACCCGCTGTGACGGCTCACATACTCCGGGACGGTGTGCATCGGCGGGCGCTCCAGCGCGCCGACCGGGTGGCTGTGCGCGGTGAAGCCCGTGCCGGTGCGGGTGAACTGGGTCAGCAGCGGGTGCACCAGGTCGGCGGAGGCCTTGAGCCGGTGGGTGCGGTCCAGCCGTTCCAGGGCGGTGCGGTAGATGGTCGCGGCCATCCGGCCGAGCGCCTGGCTGTCCTGGTGGCGGTGGTGGCGCACGCCCACGTCCACCTGGGCGAGCGCGTCCAGGCCGGCCGCCTCCAGGGCGTCCACCAGCAGCCCGAGCTCCACGCCGTAGCCGGTGGGGAACGGCAGCCGCTCCAGCAACGAGCGGCGGGCCGCGTACTCGCCGCCCAGCGGCTGGACGAAACCGGCGAGTTCCGGCCAGTGCAGGTTGAGCAGCGGGCGGGCGACCAGTTCGGTGACCCGGCCGCCGCCGACCGGGTCGATGGTGGCGTCCCCGCCCTCGCCGGCTCCCGGCAGCTCGTACGGCCGGTCGTACATCGCCTTGACCAGCTGGATGCCAGGGTCGGTCAGCAGCGGGCCGACGATGCCCGAGACGAAGGCCGGGTCGAACTCGCGCAGATCGGCGTCCACGAAGCAGACGATCTCGCCGGAGGTGGCCAGCAGCGAGCGCCAGAGCACCTCGCCCTTGCCGGGCTCGGCCGGCAGCCGGGGCAGTATCGCGTCCCGGTGCACGACCCGGGCGCCGGCCTCGGCGGCCGCCTCGGCGGTGCGGTCCGCGGAGCCGGAGTCGACCACCACCAGTTCGTCGACCAGCGGCAGACGCTCCATCAGCTCCCGGCGGATCACCGAGACGATGGCCCCGACGGTCGACTCCTCGTCCAGGGCGGGCAGCACCACGCTGATCGTCCCGGCCCGGCCGGCCGCCTCCTTGGCGGCGAGCAGGCTGTGCACCGGTCGGTCGGCCGCGCTCCAGGACCGGCGGCGCAGCCAGGACGCCACCTCCGGGAGAAGCGCGGGGGGCAGCTCGGCAGGCACGGCACACTCCTTGCTGGGGCGCCTCGGCGGCGCGGGTCGGGTGGGGCGGTCCGCTCGCTCGGGCATCTCGCGTGGCGGACGGACCGCTTGGCGGTTGACGCCTTCGGATACAGTCTTCGTACAGCGCTTAGACCTTCGCACGCCGGGGTCGCCCGCTGAGCAGGACCACAACTTCACAGAGCTCATCCAGAGGGACTGAGGGAACGGCCCGTCGACGTCCCGGCAACCTTCTCGCACGGCGGCTTCGGCGGCCCTGGCGGGACAGGTGCCAATTCCGTCCTGTGGCGCGCCCGCGTCATGGGGAAGATGAGGAGAGAGGCCTCCGCCATCATGGCTATCACCGCGAACACCGCCCCCGGCGCCGCAGACGTGACCGATTCCGTCGACCTCGGCCCCGCCACCGCACTCTCCTGTCGCGAGTGCGGCACCCGCTTCCCGCTCGGCCCGAGCTTCGCGTGCCTGGAGTGCTTCGGCCCGCTGGAGATCGCGTACGACTTCGGCTCGGCCGGCGCGGACGAGCTGCGCAAGCGGATCGAGGCCGGCCCGGCGTCGATCTGGCGCTACGCGCCGCTGCTGCCCGTCCCCGCCGACGTCGCCTCCAAGCCCAACCTGAACCCGGGCTGGACCCCGCTGGTGAAGGCCGACAACCTGGGCCGCGAGCTGGGCTTCACCGCCCAGCTGCACGTCAAGGACGACTCGGGCAACCCGACCCACTCCTTCAAGGACCGCGTGGTGGCCTGCGCCATCGAGGCGGCCCGCGCGTTCGGCTTCACCACCCTCTCCTGCTCCTCGACCGGCAACCTGGCCGGCGCGGTGGGCGCGGCGGCGGCCCGGGCCGGTTTCAAGTCCTGCGTGTTCATCCCGCACGACCTGGAGCAGGGCAAGGTCGTCATGGCCGGGGTGTACGGCGGCGAGCTGGTCGGCATCGAGGGCAACTACGACGACGTGAACCGCTTCTGCTCGGAGCTGATCGGCGACCCGGCCGGCGAGGGCTGGGGGTTCGTCAACGTCAACCTGCGGCCGTACTACGGCGAGGGCTCCAAGACCCTGGCGTACGAGATCTGCGAGCAGCTGGGCTGGCGCCTGCCGGAGCAGATCGTGATCCCGATCGCCTCGGGCTCCCAGCTCACCAAGATCGACAAGGGCCTGCAGGAACTGATCAAGCTCGGCCTGGTCGAGGACCGGCCGTACAAGATCTTCGGCGCCCAGGCGGAGGGCTGCTCCCCGGTCTCCGCCGCCTTCAAGGCCGGCCGGGACGTGATCCGCCCGGTCAAGCCGGACACCATCGCCAAGTCGCTGGCCATCGGCAACCCGGCGGACGGCCCGTACGTGCTGGACATCGCCCGCCGCACCGGCGGCGCCGTCGAGGACGTCACGGACGCCGAGGTGGTCGAGGCGATCAAGCTGCTGGCCCGCACCGAGGGCATCTTCGCGGAGACCGCCGGCGGGGTGACCATCGGCGTGCTGAAGAAGCTCGTCGAGACCGGTCAGCTGGACCCGTCGAAGGAGACCGTGGCGATCAACACCGGCGACGGCCTCAAGACCCTGGACGCGGTGGCCGATGCCGGTCTGACCGCGACCATCCGCCCGACCCTGGAGTCCTTCCGGTCGGCCGGCCTCGCGTCCGCCTGATCCCCCCCACCCCGCTAGGAGAGCGACCGCCATGAGCGCCAACGTCCGCATCCCGACCATCCTGCGCACCTACACCGGCGGCGCCGCCGAGGTGGCCGCCGAGGGCGCGACCCTCGCCGAGGTCATCGCCGACCTGGAGAAGAACCACGCCGGCATCGCCGCCCGGGTGCTCGACGACACGGGCAAGCTGCGCCGTTTCGTCAACATCTACGTGAACGACGACGACGTGCGCTTCGCCGAGGGCCTGGCGACCGAGATCAAGGACGGCGCCAGCGTCTCGATCATCCCCGCGGTGGCCGGCGGCTGCTGACCCCGACCGGCCGCGCGCCGGACCCGCCCGGGACGCCCGGGTGAGGCCCCGCACCCCCGAGCCGCCTTCACGTCCGGAATGCGATTCTCCGGTCGTGGAGGCGGCTCGCCGCACAGGGGTGGGAATTCGGCCGCCCGTGGCGGAGTAAAGTGTCCGACAGCCGATGACCGGGCCCCCTCCCCCGCCGGCGGATCTCCGCCCCCGTGGGCGTCCCGTACGACCCTGCCGGTCCGGTCGCTGAGACCGGCGCTTGTGTCGTGCCTGTGAAACATGTCAGGCAGGTGTCAGAATTCCTGCTGCGATTTGCGCAATTCGTCCGGTATGCCCGGCATGAAATGCCGAATTTCTCCGCATCCATCCTGAATCGCTCCCCCGCGGGCGCCGTGAATTCCCGGCAGCTGGGCCTGTTGCAGAGGGCGTTGATACGGATACATTCAGCCGCGGTCGACGCATTCACCCGCCCAACGGGCCACCCTCCGGTGGTCCAGGACGGGCAACTGCGGCGTGCACGGCTGCGCTCAGGGGGGGTTCCCCGGGCCGGCCTCGAAACCAGACCCGGGCCCGCGACCTGCGGGATCCGTGAAGGGCCAGCACAGCACTAGGGGAGTTCGGAATGGCTCAGGGCACCGTCAAGTGGTTCAACGCGGAGAAGGGCTACGGCTTCATCGCGGTCGACGGTGGTGCGGACGTGTTCGTCCACTACAGCGCGATCCAGATGGACGGCTACCGCACCCTCGAGGAGGGCCAGCGGGTCGAGTTCGAGATCTCCCAGGGACAGAAGGGCCCGCAGGCGGACATGGTCCGCGCGGCGGTCTGACCTTTCCGGACCCCGGAGCCTCGGCTCGGCCCACGGGCTGGTGATCCGCTTCGACCGACGGGCCCGTACGACTCACGTCGTACGGGCCCGTCGGCATGTCCGGGCCTGGTTCGGTCCTGTCCGGTCCGGGCGGGGCGATGGTGCGTACCGGAGCCGTCGGTGCCGGCCCGGCCGCGGGGGAGTGCTGCGGGAGGGGGGACGCGACCGGCCGGATCCTCGATGGGGCTTGCACTCGCCATGCCGGAGTGCTAATCATTGGCGTTAGCACTCACAGCTTGAGAGTGACAACGGACCGGGTCGGTGAGGCCCCCGGGAGCGGTAGGGGAAAGGACCCCCGCACACCAGGGCCGTCCGTCGCGGGCACCTTCCGGTCCGAGCATTCACCGCCGTCTCGGAGGACCACTTCACATGGCAAAGATCATCGCGTTTGACGAGGAAGCTCGCCGCGGCCTTGAGCGCGGGATGAACCAGCTTGCCGACGCTGTCAAGGTGACGCTCGGCCCCAAGGGCCGCAACGTCGTCCTTGAGAAGAAGTGGGGCGCCCCCACGATCACCAACGACGGTGTCTCCATCGCCAAGGAGATCGAGCTCGAGGACCCCTACGAGAAGATCGGTGCCGAGCTCGTCAAGGAGGTCGCCAAGAAGACGGACGACGTCGCGGGCGACGGCACCACCACCGCCACCGTCCTGGCCCAGGCCCTGGTCAAGGAAGGCCTGCGCAACGTTGCCGCCGGTGCCAACCCGATGGCCCTGAAGCGCGGTATCGAGAAGGCCGTCAAGGCCGTCTCCGACCAGCTGCTCGCCCAGGCCAAGGACGTGGAGACCAAGGAGCAGATCGCCTCCACCGCCTCCATCTCCGCCGCCGACACCCAGATCGGCGAGCTCATCGCCGAGGCGATGGACAAGGTCGGCAAGGAAGGCGTCATCACCGTCGAGGAGAGCAACACCTTCGGCCTTGAGCTCGAGCTCACCGAGGGCATGCGCTTCGACAAGGGCTACATCTCGGCGTACTTCGCCACCGACCTGGAGCGGATGGAGGCCTCGTTCGAGGACCCCTACATCCTGATCGCCAACTCCAAGATCGGCTCGGTCAAGGACCTCCTCCCGCTGCTGGAGAAGGTCATGCAGAGCGGCAAGCCGCTGGTCATCATCGCCGAGGACGTCGAGGGCGAGGCCCTGTCGACCCTGGTCGTGAACAAGATCCGTGGCACCTTCAAGTCCGTCGCCGTCAAGGCTCCGGGCTTCGGTGACCGCCGCAAGGCCATGCTCGGCGACATCGCCATCCTCACCGGTGGCACCGTCATCTCCGAGGAGGTCGGCCTCAAGCTGGAGAACGCCGGCGTCGACCTGCTGGGCACCGCCCGCAAGGTGGTCATCACCAAGGACGAGACCACCATCGTCGACGGTGGCGGCGACAGCGACCAGGTCGCCGGCCGGGTCAACCAGATCCGCGCCGAGATCGAGAACAGCGACTCGGACTACGACCGCGAGAAGCTCCAGGAGCGCCTCGCCAAGCTGGCCGGCGGCGTGGCCGTCATCAAGGCGGGCGCGGCCACCGAGGTGGAGCTCAAGGAGCGCAAGCACCGCATCGAGGACGCCGTCCGCAACGCGAAGGCCGCCGTCGAGGAGGGCATCGTCGCCGGTGGTGGCGTCGCGCTGCTGCAGGCCGGTGTCGCCTTCGACAAGCTGGAGCTGGAGGGCGACGAGGCCACCGGTGCCAACATCGTCCGCGTGGCGCTGGAGGCCCCGATCAAGCAGATCGCGGTCAACGCCGGCCTTGAGGGCGGTGTCGTGGTGGAGAAGGTGCGCAACCTCCCCGCCGGTCACGGCCTGAACGCCGCCACCAACGAGTACGTCGACCTCATCGCCGCGGGCATCATCGACCCGGCGAAGGTCACCCGCTCGGCGCTGCAGAACGCCGCCTCCATCGCGGCGCTCTTCCTCACCACCGAGGCCGTCATCGCCGACAAGCCCGAGAAGGCCGGTGCCCCCGCGGGCGGCGGCATGCCGGGTGGCGACATGGACTTCTGATCCTTCCGAGGGTCGGTCGGTTCTGATCGCGAGGGCGGTCCCCTTCGGGGGGCCGCCCTCGCGGCGTTCCCCCGTGCGGTCGCCGCGCCCGCCGCCGGCCGCCCGCCGCCCGGTTCCGGCGGGCGGCCGGGCGGGTGGGCCGGTACGGGACAATGGACGGATGTCCAGCCCTGAAATCGAAGCAGCCCTGCACAGCGCGAGGGCGCTGATCCTCGCCGACCTCAGCGCCCGGGACGTGGCGGACGCCGCCGTGGTCTCGCTGGTCGAGGACGCCGTCACCCACCGCCGGTGGTGGCTGGAGCAGTGGCCGGACGGCACCGGGTACGTGCTCGGGCTGGTGGCCCAGGACGTCCAGGACGCGCTGCTGGAGGCGTACGGCCGCTGGCCGCTCTGCCCGACCTGCGCGCTGGACGGCGACCCGCACGCGCTGAGCGTGGAGCCCGAGCTGGGGCCCGACCCGCACTGGGTCTGCGGCAAGGAGGCCACCGTGGTCGCGCCGGTCGGGCAGCTCGGCTGACCCCGGCGGGACGCTCTCCGGCGAAAGCCTCCCCGGCCGGGCCTGCCCGCCCCTGCCGTGCCCGGCCGCTCAGGCCTCCAGCCGTCCGAGTTCCGCCGCCAGGTTGGCCCGGGCGGCCGCGTCGAAGCGTTCCAGGGCGGCCGCGGTCCGGTAGAGCGCCGGCAGCGCGAGCAGCCCGCGCAGGACTGCCGCGCGCCCGGCCCGGAAGTCCTCGTCCGGCACGAAGGCGTACTCCTCCCGGACGGCGGCCGCGTAGGCGGCGTACGCCTCGGGCGCCCCGCCGAGGACGGCCAGGTCGGCGTCGCAGAGCACCTCGCCGTCCCGGTCGCCCGGCTCGGGGCGGTGGGTGACGGTGAGCCGGACCAGCCGGGCCACCTCGGCCACCTGCCGCTCCGGCAGCCCGGCCTCGGCGAGTGCCCGGACGGCGAGGGCCGCGCTGCGCTCCTCGTTCTCGGAGCGGTCCGGCTTGTAGACCGCGTCGTGGAACCAGGCCGCCAGCCGGACGGTGTCCGGGTCGTCGGCGTGCCCGGCGAGGTCGTCGACGCGGTCGAGCACGGCCCGCAGGTGCTCGGTGGTGTGGTACCTGCGCTGCGGCTCGGCCCAGCGCCGCAGCAGCTCGCGCCCGTAGGGCTCGGGGTCGACGCTCGCGCCGCAGCG
Protein-coding regions in this window:
- a CDS encoding HD domain-containing protein translates to MPSPEALPDRWSALLRRCGASVDPEPYGRELLRRWAEPQRRYHTTEHLRAVLDRVDDLAGHADDPDTVRLAAWFHDAVYKPDRSENEERSAALAVRALAEAGLPERQVAEVARLVRLTVTHRPEPGDRDGEVLCDADLAVLGGAPEAYAAYAAAVREEYAFVPDEDFRAGRAAVLRGLLALPALYRTAAALERFDAAARANLAAELGRLEA
- a CDS encoding MoaD/ThiS family protein; protein product: MSANVRIPTILRTYTGGAAEVAAEGATLAEVIADLEKNHAGIAARVLDDTGKLRRFVNIYVNDDDVRFAEGLATEIKDGASVSIIPAVAGGC
- the thrC gene encoding threonine synthase — translated: MAITANTAPGAADVTDSVDLGPATALSCRECGTRFPLGPSFACLECFGPLEIAYDFGSAGADELRKRIEAGPASIWRYAPLLPVPADVASKPNLNPGWTPLVKADNLGRELGFTAQLHVKDDSGNPTHSFKDRVVACAIEAARAFGFTTLSCSSTGNLAGAVGAAAARAGFKSCVFIPHDLEQGKVVMAGVYGGELVGIEGNYDDVNRFCSELIGDPAGEGWGFVNVNLRPYYGEGSKTLAYEICEQLGWRLPEQIVIPIASGSQLTKIDKGLQELIKLGLVEDRPYKIFGAQAEGCSPVSAAFKAGRDVIRPVKPDTIAKSLAIGNPADGPYVLDIARRTGGAVEDVTDAEVVEAIKLLARTEGIFAETAGGVTIGVLKKLVETGQLDPSKETVAINTGDGLKTLDAVADAGLTATIRPTLESFRSAGLASA
- the groL gene encoding chaperonin GroEL (60 kDa chaperone family; promotes refolding of misfolded polypeptides especially under stressful conditions; forms two stacked rings of heptamers to form a barrel-shaped 14mer; ends can be capped by GroES; misfolded proteins enter the barrel where they are refolded when GroES binds) — encoded protein: MAKIIAFDEEARRGLERGMNQLADAVKVTLGPKGRNVVLEKKWGAPTITNDGVSIAKEIELEDPYEKIGAELVKEVAKKTDDVAGDGTTTATVLAQALVKEGLRNVAAGANPMALKRGIEKAVKAVSDQLLAQAKDVETKEQIASTASISAADTQIGELIAEAMDKVGKEGVITVEESNTFGLELELTEGMRFDKGYISAYFATDLERMEASFEDPYILIANSKIGSVKDLLPLLEKVMQSGKPLVIIAEDVEGEALSTLVVNKIRGTFKSVAVKAPGFGDRRKAMLGDIAILTGGTVISEEVGLKLENAGVDLLGTARKVVITKDETTIVDGGGDSDQVAGRVNQIRAEIENSDSDYDREKLQERLAKLAGGVAVIKAGAATEVELKERKHRIEDAVRNAKAAVEEGIVAGGGVALLQAGVAFDKLELEGDEATGANIVRVALEAPIKQIAVNAGLEGGVVVEKVRNLPAGHGLNAATNEYVDLIAAGIIDPAKVTRSALQNAASIAALFLTTEAVIADKPEKAGAPAGGGMPGGDMDF
- a CDS encoding cold-shock protein — protein: MAQGTVKWFNAEKGYGFIAVDGGADVFVHYSAIQMDGYRTLEEGQRVEFEISQGQKGPQADMVRAAV